Proteins co-encoded in one Oreochromis aureus strain Israel breed Guangdong linkage group 3, ZZ_aureus, whole genome shotgun sequence genomic window:
- the ecsit gene encoding evolutionarily conserved signaling intermediate in Toll pathway, mitochondrial yields MKGSRCLHQLKSLRLLSHAGRLLPPAAAGNNGALFRPRSSSQLGGLQCAQREVLRHFHSSPACTKGQPARFLQEEDKTRDKSLVTHDDLFEQVAKEAKTKATFNKVIDVYTKGDIRRRGHVEFIYAALKKMPEFGVEKDLTVYNKLLDVFPKEVFVPRNFIQRMFNHYPRQQECGVQVLEQMENYGIMPNIETKVLLVQIFGEKTHPMRKYQRIMYWFPKFKHVNPFPIPEQLPEDPVDLARFSLTRMANDWDAKVTVYQLPCTDVTESGAEVTLPHIVGIQSPGQMEALAKHNPDRPVFVEGPFPLWMRKTCVYYYVLRADPTPPEEKIEEPYDPERCLSYPLQLDLDLDRDLGDDESFDVEDLDEGPVFAMCMTSQGDQATLNQWISGLQESNPILGQIPTLFRLGAGPRELQGVGDADSASRSWFPSHVQREEAHPGEEAEAVVEEAEAVVEEAEAVVEEEPRRSQGVKQ; encoded by the exons ATGAAGGGCAGCCGCTGCCTGCATCAGCTCAAGTCTCTGCGGCTGCTCAGCCACGCAGGGAGGCTgctgcctcctgctgctgctggaaacaACGGTGCTCTATTCCGGCCACGCTCCTCGAGTCAGCTCGGCGGCTTGCAGTGCGCACAGCGCGAG GTGTTGAGGCATTTCCACAGCAGCCCAGCGTGCACCAAGGGTCAGCCTGCACGGTTCCTTCAGGAGGAGGACAAGACGAGGGACAAATCTCTGGTCACCCACGATGACCTGTTTGAGCAGGTCGCCAAAGAAGCCAAAACCAAGGCCACATTTAACAAAGTGATAGACGTCTACACCAAGGGAGACATAAGGCGTCGAGGTCATGTGGAGTTTATCTATGCTGCTCTGAAGAAGATGCCAGAATTCGGGGTGGAAAAAGACCTCACTGTCTACAACAAGCTGCTGGATGTTTTTCCTAAAGAGGTATTCGTGCCGCGAAACTTCATCCAGAGAATGTTCAACCACTATCCCCGTCAGCAGGAGTGTGGAGTGCAGGTCCTGGAGCAGATGGAGAATTATG GTATCATGCCCAACATTGAGACCAAAGTGCTGCTGGTCCAGATCTTTGGAGAAAAGACCCACCCTATGAGAAAGTACCAGCGTATCATGTACTGGTTCCCCAAGTTCAAGCACGTAAACCCCTTTCCTATTCCCGAGCAACTGCCTGAAGACCCAGTAGACCTGGCACGCTTCAGCCTCACTCGCATGGCAAACGACTGGGATGCAAAAGTGACCGTCTACCAG CTGCCCTGTACAGACGTCACAGAGAGCGGCGCTGAAGTCACACTTCCACATATAGTAG GCATCCAGAGCCCCGGCCAGATGGAAGCGCTCGCTAAGCACAACCCTGACAGACCCGTGTTTGTGGAGGGCCCCTTCCCTCTGTGGATGAGAAAAACGTGTGTTTACTACTACGTCCTCAGAGCTGACCCTACCCCACCTGAAGAGAAG ATAGAAGAGCCCTATGACCCAGAGAGGTGTTTGAGCTATCCTCTGCAGCTAGACCTGGATTTGGATCGCGACCTGGGGGACGATGAGAGCTTCGATGTGGAAGACT TGGATGAAGGTCCAGTCTTTGCCATGTGCATGACCAGTCAGGGGGACCAGGCTACCCTCAATCAGTGGATCTCTGGCCTCCAAGAGAGTAACCCCATCCTAGGTCAGATCCCCACGCTGTTCCGACTGGGCGCTGGACCCCGGGAGCTGCAAGGGGTGGGCGACGCCGACTCGGCCAGTCGATCCTGGTTTCCTTCACACGTCCAAAGAGAAGAAGCACACCCTGGGGAGGAAGCTGAGGCTGTAGTGGAAGAAGCTGAGGCTGTAGTGGAAGAAGCTGAGGCTGTAGTGGAAGAGGAGCCCAGGAGAAGTCAGGGTGTGAAGCAGTGA
- the si:dkey-28a3.2 gene encoding uncharacterized protein si:dkey-28a3.2 isoform X1, with protein MPTAKGKGGSTSHRYRPASEYDDATLALKREYWRNKKREQRARLSEERERHKHNNSSRGGKQLNAPAEENSTLAQSSGALSSPLQSNDNSYNSVSKHRNALGDGSCETTESQKEKWLQTVKLNKRLPQLPVSCSISARSASGSTAAGKRQTARDAAVSLPVSSGTQLNTVSSVPPVRVTRITNGSSSKTAPQPCVSMQGASVPRNQHKAQVVLPTQPKVLPTGLVLVSSPCGPTSTKAESKTAISPPQSGTKRALVTTQRAKGVGNAQASLESDEERAAKRREQWRLKKREQRAKLAARLAKARERAQGAEMTFQRLTAPKTGHVGSIVLPSESLLRGASQKQCHTRVKTPFTSAKSENNKLQSGTATVVVSALQTSDTPSVKKPVDSQGKVPSYGHLCGVTRGIARYKTPRQRFIEAQRNLMNHRSLRCKSPMLPSAFGTRSMPKINPDDTPEQIIAKRREYWRIKKREQRAKLSMEVKVRLKERDSLMRRVKRYQKILEEMRKTRVLAQSTGSALTHSPETIGGFIKEDGTLTANIPHSSVDHSTAEDKSQVELCVVSTNTPLAQPQCPPDAKLSSAAPIRINTAPPPLCLAQVKVSAPGQPANKLPRLLAVRPQTQHESTSVPNLHSSTIQTVGQLTLTHPQSPQNSAGSNVSSCVMKMTISSRAPSLSALSLDAGLTEEERMAKKREYWRIKKREQRAARAVRLRQGVLHARAGAALQRRKPQKQGTLITVPQSRNLTDTTANAPPLSNNSVLFLPHANEMKQESDSMPAADLNSPVEQAICPDIKPPTSPPPAPQLESDPCLSADSQTATLLAVASMKKLLEESLSTVTECKSEQNSIKMETIEEVSQQDMKPNLSQLSFERDDTAPIAADLTLQIKSWELDSKVSAKASLQSPQLKNPSQVSETAPPLPASSEVGVHRTSEHSSQTPVNYMVNTSMEAPRRTQRLCAKKAGYKTCCSPEPPKLHHITAVTLDNLQPQQQQQEQHQAQEQNNCPEPPRRYNSVVTEQSGLTSLQRKREYWKLMKRQQRAKLKARQKDGEGECSSGLFPRSIQTPGLVIINSLKGVSPPAKRALQPKPPVPPLDSVTSIPTVLVVSQTTSNAQQSACTLQVRLPITSNEYSSVKLGPSHAVSSCAGVSESLQLSQASRSTDVDSAPALPAVKPPLSSTDMHLVEPLVQSLLKIPSAHLQSPTHKKQSSIQLAPVSTMVPPKPIPGESEQDFLRRKREYWRIKKKEQRARKAVRDKGITQSFNSWKTRLPPLDLQTEEPGQWVNSSEESEHLMSSSVDSASFTYSDYTAPIEDESELLFAESEEDSVSDAVWRSRYLMDYDPLNQLLVCMVCGELQYSHSLEGVKAHIDEAHPHTLTLEPGEKEQIREAWDEQVSRRERFFSSQLQQHSRPVAEPHKN; from the exons ATGCCAACTGCAAAAGGTAAAGGTGGCTCAACGTCCCACCGTTACCGGCCGGCCTCGGAGTACGATGATGCCACGCTCGCCCTAAAGCGAGAGTACTGGAGAAACAAGAAGCGAGAGCAGCGGGCCCGTCTGTCAGAGGAGAGGGAAaggcacaaacacaacaacagcagccGGGGAGGAAAGCAGCTAAATGCCCCTGCGGAAGAGAATTCCACTCTGGCCCAGTCCTCAGGTGCTTTGTCTTCTCCTTTGCAGAGTAATGATAATTCATACAATTCTGTGTCAAAGCACAGAAATGCTCTGGGGGATGGGTCATGTGAAACCACTGAAAGCCAAAAGGAGAAGTGGCTCCAGACAGTAAAACTCAACAAGCGTCTGCCTCAGTTGCCAGTGTCGTGTTCCATCTCTGCCAGATCAGCCAGCGGCAGCACAGCCGCAGGTAAACGTCAGACAGCAAGGGACGCAGCGGTCTCCTTACCTGTGTCCAGTGGAACTCAGCTGAACACCGTATCCTCAGTGCCTCCAGTCAGAGTGACCAGAATAACCAATGGCAGCTCCAGTAAAACAGCACCTCAGCCATGTGTGTCTATGCAGGGTGCATCAGTCCCCAGAAACCAACATAAGGCACAGGTTGTATTACCCACTCAGCCCAAAGTCTTACCCACAGGTCTCGTTCTCGTGTCCTCTCCATGCGGCCCCACTTCCACTAAAGCAGAGAGCAAAACAGCCATCTCACCACCTCAGAGTGGAACAAAGCGTGCCTTGGTCACCACACAGAGGGCTAAAGGTGTTGGCAATGCACAAGCTTCCCTGGAGTCCGACGAGGAAAGAGCAGCCAAGCGTCGGGAACAGTGGCGGCTCAAAAAGCGAGAGCAGCGAGCAAAGCTTGCAGCTAGGTTAGCTAAAGCCAGAGAGAGGGCACAGGGTGCAGAGATGACGTTTCAGAGGCTAACGGCACCAAAAACCGGACACGTGGGAAGCATAGTTCTTCCATCAGAGTCACTTTTGAGAGGAGCAAGCCAGAAGCAGTGTCATACACGGGTCAAAACACCATTTACATCAGCCAAAAGTGAAAACAATAAACTGCAAAGTGGGACAGCAACTGTAGTTGTAAGTGCTCTGCAAACATCTGATACTCCATCTGTGAAAAAACCAGTCGACTCTCAGGGAAAGGTTCCAAGTTATGGTCATCTTTGCGGTGTTACCCGGGGTATCGCGAGATATAAAACGCCTAGACAAAGGTTCATCGAAGCACAGAGAAACTTAATGAACCATAGAAGTCTAAGGTGTAAATCCCCAATGCTGCCCTCAGCTTTTGGTACCAGAAGTATGCCCAAAATCAACCCTGACGACACGCCCGAGCAGATAATAGCTAAACGGAGAGAGTACTGGCGGATCAAAAAGCGCGAACAGCGAGCTAAGCTGTCCATGGAGGTAAAGGTTCGGTTGAAAGAGAGAGATTCTTTGATGAGGAGGGTGAAACGTTACCAGAAAATCCTCGAGGAGATGAGGAAGACCAGAGTGCTGGCGCAGTCAACCGGAAGTGCCCTCACTCACAGCCCAGAGACCATCGGAGGATTCATCAAAGAGGATGGGACGCTCACTGCTAACATCCCTCACAGTTCTGTAGATCACAGCACAGCAGAGGACAAAAGTCAAGTAGAGCTTTGTGTAGTTTCTACAAACACTCCTTTGGCACAACCACAGTGTCCGCCTGACGCTAAACTGAGCAGTGCTGCTCCCATCAGGATAAACACGGCTCCCCCTCCACTTTGTTTAGCTCAGGTGAAAGTCTCTGCTCCTGGACAGCCAGCCAACAAACTGCCGCGACTGCTCGCAGTTAGACCACAGACTCAGCACGAAAGCACAAGTGTTCCTAATTTGCACTCATCAACTATCCAAACTGTGGGTCAGCTCACACTTACTCATCCACAGAGCCCTCAAAATTCAGCAGGTTCAAACGTTAGCAgttgtgttatgaaaatgaccATCTCGAGCAGAGCGCCGTCGCTGTCGGCCCTGTCTCTGGATGCGGGGCTGACGGAGGAGGAGAGGATGGCAAAGAAGAGGGAGTACTGGAGGATAAAGAAGCGTGAGCAGAGAGCAGCTCGTGCTGTCCGACTGAGACAGGGTGTTTTACATGCTAGGGCCGGTGCAGCATTACAAAGGAGGAAGCCTCAGAAGCAGGGGACGCTGATCACTGTGCCTCAGAGTAGAAATCTCACCGACACTACAGCAAATGCACCTCCTCTTTCCAACAACAGCGTGCTTTTTCTGCCTcatgcaaatgaaatgaaacaggaGAGTGACTCCATGCCAGCAGCTGACCTAAATTCTCCAGTAGAACAAGCCATCTGTCCAGATATCAAACCCCCTACTTCCCCACCTCCAGCACCCCAGCTGGAGTCTGACCCATGTTTGAGCGCAGACAGTCAAACTGCCACTCTGCTAGCCGTGGCCTCCATGAAGAAGCTCCTGGAAGAATCTCTCAGCACAGTGACAGAATGTAAAAGTGAGCAGAACTCTATTAAAATGGAGACAATAGAAGAGGTTTCACAGCAAGACATGAAGCCAAATTTATCTCAGCTGTCTTTTGAAAGGGATGACACGGCTCCTATTGCTGCTGACCTCACTTTGCAGATAAAAAGCTGGGAGCTAGACAGCAAGGTCTCTGCAAAGGCGAGTTTACAAAGCCCTCAACTCAAGAACCCATCGCAGGTGAGTGAGACAGCTCCACCTCTTCCTGCTTCCAGTGAGGTAGGTGTGCATCGTACCAGTGAGCACTCATCCCAGACCCCTGTGAACTACATGGTAAACACCTCCATGGAAGCACCACGCAGAACCCAGAGGCTTTGCGCTAAAAAAGCCGGCTATAAAACCTGCTGCTCTCCAGAGCCACCAAAGCTGCATCACATCACAGCCGTGACCCTGGATAACCTGCAgccacagcagcaacagcaggaaCAGCATCAGGCACAAGAACAGAACAACTGCCCCGAACCACCGCGGAGGTACAACAGCGTGGTGACGGAGCAGAGCGGCTTGACCAGCTTGCAGAGGAAGAGGGAGTACTGGAAGCTGATGAAGAGGCAGCAGAGGGCCAAGTTAAAGGCCAGGCAGAAAGACGGAGAGGGGGAGTGCAGCAGCGGGCTCTTCCCCAGAAGCATTCAG accCCGGGGCTTGTTATTATCAACAGTCTTAAAGGGGTGAGTCCTCCAGCAAAACGAGCCCTCCAGCCCAAACCACCTGTCCCTCCTCTGGACTCAGTGACCAGCATCCCTACCGTTCTGGTTGTTAGCCAAACAACATCTAATGCTCAACAGTCAGCGTGCACGCTCCAGGTCAGACTGCCTATCACCAGCAATGAGTACAGCAGCGTCAAACTTGGCCCTTCACATGCTGTATCCAGCTGTGCAGGAGTTTCTGAATCTCTACAGCTTTCACAAGCATCTAGAAGCACTGATGTAGACTCAGCCCCCGCCCTCCCTGCTGTGAAGCCACCACTGTCCAGTACTGACATGCACCTCGTTGAACCTCTTGTTCAAAGTCTGTTAAAAATCCCCTCTGCTCACCTTCAGAGTCCCACACACAAGAAACAATCCTCCATCCAGCTGGCACCAGTAAGCACCATGGTTCCTCCAAAGCCCATCCCAGGGGAAAGTGAGCAGGACTTTCTGAGGAGGAAGCGGGAGTACTGGAGGATAAAAAAGAAGGAGCAGAGAGCCAGGAAGGCAGTTCGGGACAAGGGAATCACCCAAAGCTTCAACAGCTGGAAGACTAGGCTGCCTCCCCTGGATCTACAGACAGAG GAACCTGGTCAGTGGGTGAACTCTTCTGAGGAGTCAGAACATCTAATGAG CTCTTCAGTGGACTCGGCATCCTTTACATACTCGGATTACACAGCGCCAATCGAAG ATGAGTcagagctgctgtttgctgaaaGTGAGGAGGATTCTGTTTCCGATGCTGTGTGGAGGAGCCGCTACCTCATGGACTATGACCCACTCAACCAGCTGCTGGTGTGCATGGTGTGTGGGGAACTGCAATATTCCCACAGCCTAGAGGGAGTGAAGGCCCACATTGACGAGGCCCACCCGCACACCCTAACCTTGGAACCCGGCGAGAAAGAGCAAATACGGGAGGCCTGGGATGAGCAGGTGTCCCGGCGGGAACGCTTCTTCAGcagccagctgcagcagcacagcagaccTGTGGCAG AACCACACAAGAACTGA
- the si:dkey-28a3.2 gene encoding uncharacterized protein si:dkey-28a3.2 isoform X2 gives MPTAKGKGGSTSHRYRPASEYDDATLALKREYWRNKKREQRARLSEERERHKHNNSSRGGKQLNAPAEENSTLAQSSGALSSPLQSNDNSYNSVSKHRNALGDGSCETTESQKEKWLQTVKLNKRLPQLPVSCSISARSASGSTAAGKRQTARDAAVSLPVSSGTQLNTVSSVPPVRVTRITNGSSSKTAPQPCVSMQGASVPRNQHKAQVVLPTQPKVLPTGLVLVSSPCGPTSTKAESKTAISPPQSGTKRALVTTQRAKGVGNAQASLESDEERAAKRREQWRLKKREQRAKLAARLAKARERAQGAEMTFQRLTAPKTGHVGSIVLPSESLLRGASQKQCHTRVKTPFTSAKSENNKLQSGTATVVVSALQTSDTPSVKKPVDSQGKVPSYGHLCGVTRGIARYKTPRQRFIEAQRNLMNHRSLRCKSPMLPSAFGTRSMPKINPDDTPEQIIAKRREYWRIKKREQRAKLSMEVKVRLKERDSLMRRVKRYQKILEEMRKTRVLAQSTGSALTHSPETIGGFIKEDGTLTANIPHSSVDHSTAEDKSQVELCVVSTNTPLAQPQCPPDAKLSSAAPIRINTAPPPLCLAQVKVSAPGQPANKLPRLLAVRPQTQHESTSVPNLHSSTIQTVGQLTLTHPQSPQNSAGSNVSSCVMKMTISSRAPSLSALSLDAGLTEEERMAKKREYWRIKKREQRAARAVRLRQGVLHARAGAALQRRKPQKQGTLITVPQSRNLTDTTANAPPLSNNSVLFLPHANEMKQESDSMPAADLNSPVEQAICPDIKPPTSPPPAPQLESDPCLSADSQTATLLAVASMKKLLEESLSTVTECKSEQNSIKMETIEEVSQQDMKPNLSQLSFERDDTAPIAADLTLQIKSWELDSKVSAKASLQSPQLKNPSQVSETAPPLPASSEVGVHRTSEHSSQTPVNYMVNTSMEAPRRTQRLCAKKAGYKTCCSPEPPKLHHITAVTLDNLQPQQQQQEQHQAQEQNNCPEPPRRYNSVVTEQSGLTSLQRKREYWKLMKRQQRAKLKARQKDGEGECSSGLFPRSIQTPGLVIINSLKGSPTHKKQSSIQLAPVSTMVPPKPIPGESEQDFLRRKREYWRIKKKEQRARKAVRDKGITQSFNSWKTRLPPLDLQTEEPGQWVNSSEESEHLMSSSVDSASFTYSDYTAPIEDESELLFAESEEDSVSDAVWRSRYLMDYDPLNQLLVCMVCGELQYSHSLEGVKAHIDEAHPHTLTLEPGEKEQIREAWDEQVSRRERFFSSQLQQHSRPVAEPHKN, from the exons ATGCCAACTGCAAAAGGTAAAGGTGGCTCAACGTCCCACCGTTACCGGCCGGCCTCGGAGTACGATGATGCCACGCTCGCCCTAAAGCGAGAGTACTGGAGAAACAAGAAGCGAGAGCAGCGGGCCCGTCTGTCAGAGGAGAGGGAAaggcacaaacacaacaacagcagccGGGGAGGAAAGCAGCTAAATGCCCCTGCGGAAGAGAATTCCACTCTGGCCCAGTCCTCAGGTGCTTTGTCTTCTCCTTTGCAGAGTAATGATAATTCATACAATTCTGTGTCAAAGCACAGAAATGCTCTGGGGGATGGGTCATGTGAAACCACTGAAAGCCAAAAGGAGAAGTGGCTCCAGACAGTAAAACTCAACAAGCGTCTGCCTCAGTTGCCAGTGTCGTGTTCCATCTCTGCCAGATCAGCCAGCGGCAGCACAGCCGCAGGTAAACGTCAGACAGCAAGGGACGCAGCGGTCTCCTTACCTGTGTCCAGTGGAACTCAGCTGAACACCGTATCCTCAGTGCCTCCAGTCAGAGTGACCAGAATAACCAATGGCAGCTCCAGTAAAACAGCACCTCAGCCATGTGTGTCTATGCAGGGTGCATCAGTCCCCAGAAACCAACATAAGGCACAGGTTGTATTACCCACTCAGCCCAAAGTCTTACCCACAGGTCTCGTTCTCGTGTCCTCTCCATGCGGCCCCACTTCCACTAAAGCAGAGAGCAAAACAGCCATCTCACCACCTCAGAGTGGAACAAAGCGTGCCTTGGTCACCACACAGAGGGCTAAAGGTGTTGGCAATGCACAAGCTTCCCTGGAGTCCGACGAGGAAAGAGCAGCCAAGCGTCGGGAACAGTGGCGGCTCAAAAAGCGAGAGCAGCGAGCAAAGCTTGCAGCTAGGTTAGCTAAAGCCAGAGAGAGGGCACAGGGTGCAGAGATGACGTTTCAGAGGCTAACGGCACCAAAAACCGGACACGTGGGAAGCATAGTTCTTCCATCAGAGTCACTTTTGAGAGGAGCAAGCCAGAAGCAGTGTCATACACGGGTCAAAACACCATTTACATCAGCCAAAAGTGAAAACAATAAACTGCAAAGTGGGACAGCAACTGTAGTTGTAAGTGCTCTGCAAACATCTGATACTCCATCTGTGAAAAAACCAGTCGACTCTCAGGGAAAGGTTCCAAGTTATGGTCATCTTTGCGGTGTTACCCGGGGTATCGCGAGATATAAAACGCCTAGACAAAGGTTCATCGAAGCACAGAGAAACTTAATGAACCATAGAAGTCTAAGGTGTAAATCCCCAATGCTGCCCTCAGCTTTTGGTACCAGAAGTATGCCCAAAATCAACCCTGACGACACGCCCGAGCAGATAATAGCTAAACGGAGAGAGTACTGGCGGATCAAAAAGCGCGAACAGCGAGCTAAGCTGTCCATGGAGGTAAAGGTTCGGTTGAAAGAGAGAGATTCTTTGATGAGGAGGGTGAAACGTTACCAGAAAATCCTCGAGGAGATGAGGAAGACCAGAGTGCTGGCGCAGTCAACCGGAAGTGCCCTCACTCACAGCCCAGAGACCATCGGAGGATTCATCAAAGAGGATGGGACGCTCACTGCTAACATCCCTCACAGTTCTGTAGATCACAGCACAGCAGAGGACAAAAGTCAAGTAGAGCTTTGTGTAGTTTCTACAAACACTCCTTTGGCACAACCACAGTGTCCGCCTGACGCTAAACTGAGCAGTGCTGCTCCCATCAGGATAAACACGGCTCCCCCTCCACTTTGTTTAGCTCAGGTGAAAGTCTCTGCTCCTGGACAGCCAGCCAACAAACTGCCGCGACTGCTCGCAGTTAGACCACAGACTCAGCACGAAAGCACAAGTGTTCCTAATTTGCACTCATCAACTATCCAAACTGTGGGTCAGCTCACACTTACTCATCCACAGAGCCCTCAAAATTCAGCAGGTTCAAACGTTAGCAgttgtgttatgaaaatgaccATCTCGAGCAGAGCGCCGTCGCTGTCGGCCCTGTCTCTGGATGCGGGGCTGACGGAGGAGGAGAGGATGGCAAAGAAGAGGGAGTACTGGAGGATAAAGAAGCGTGAGCAGAGAGCAGCTCGTGCTGTCCGACTGAGACAGGGTGTTTTACATGCTAGGGCCGGTGCAGCATTACAAAGGAGGAAGCCTCAGAAGCAGGGGACGCTGATCACTGTGCCTCAGAGTAGAAATCTCACCGACACTACAGCAAATGCACCTCCTCTTTCCAACAACAGCGTGCTTTTTCTGCCTcatgcaaatgaaatgaaacaggaGAGTGACTCCATGCCAGCAGCTGACCTAAATTCTCCAGTAGAACAAGCCATCTGTCCAGATATCAAACCCCCTACTTCCCCACCTCCAGCACCCCAGCTGGAGTCTGACCCATGTTTGAGCGCAGACAGTCAAACTGCCACTCTGCTAGCCGTGGCCTCCATGAAGAAGCTCCTGGAAGAATCTCTCAGCACAGTGACAGAATGTAAAAGTGAGCAGAACTCTATTAAAATGGAGACAATAGAAGAGGTTTCACAGCAAGACATGAAGCCAAATTTATCTCAGCTGTCTTTTGAAAGGGATGACACGGCTCCTATTGCTGCTGACCTCACTTTGCAGATAAAAAGCTGGGAGCTAGACAGCAAGGTCTCTGCAAAGGCGAGTTTACAAAGCCCTCAACTCAAGAACCCATCGCAGGTGAGTGAGACAGCTCCACCTCTTCCTGCTTCCAGTGAGGTAGGTGTGCATCGTACCAGTGAGCACTCATCCCAGACCCCTGTGAACTACATGGTAAACACCTCCATGGAAGCACCACGCAGAACCCAGAGGCTTTGCGCTAAAAAAGCCGGCTATAAAACCTGCTGCTCTCCAGAGCCACCAAAGCTGCATCACATCACAGCCGTGACCCTGGATAACCTGCAgccacagcagcaacagcaggaaCAGCATCAGGCACAAGAACAGAACAACTGCCCCGAACCACCGCGGAGGTACAACAGCGTGGTGACGGAGCAGAGCGGCTTGACCAGCTTGCAGAGGAAGAGGGAGTACTGGAAGCTGATGAAGAGGCAGCAGAGGGCCAAGTTAAAGGCCAGGCAGAAAGACGGAGAGGGGGAGTGCAGCAGCGGGCTCTTCCCCAGAAGCATTCAG accCCGGGGCTTGTTATTATCAACAGTCTTAAAGGG AGTCCCACACACAAGAAACAATCCTCCATCCAGCTGGCACCAGTAAGCACCATGGTTCCTCCAAAGCCCATCCCAGGGGAAAGTGAGCAGGACTTTCTGAGGAGGAAGCGGGAGTACTGGAGGATAAAAAAGAAGGAGCAGAGAGCCAGGAAGGCAGTTCGGGACAAGGGAATCACCCAAAGCTTCAACAGCTGGAAGACTAGGCTGCCTCCCCTGGATCTACAGACAGAG GAACCTGGTCAGTGGGTGAACTCTTCTGAGGAGTCAGAACATCTAATGAG CTCTTCAGTGGACTCGGCATCCTTTACATACTCGGATTACACAGCGCCAATCGAAG ATGAGTcagagctgctgtttgctgaaaGTGAGGAGGATTCTGTTTCCGATGCTGTGTGGAGGAGCCGCTACCTCATGGACTATGACCCACTCAACCAGCTGCTGGTGTGCATGGTGTGTGGGGAACTGCAATATTCCCACAGCCTAGAGGGAGTGAAGGCCCACATTGACGAGGCCCACCCGCACACCCTAACCTTGGAACCCGGCGAGAAAGAGCAAATACGGGAGGCCTGGGATGAGCAGGTGTCCCGGCGGGAACGCTTCTTCAGcagccagctgcagcagcacagcagaccTGTGGCAG AACCACACAAGAACTGA